GCGCTGGGCAATCACGCCTTCGAGCGTTGCGGTGATGAGGAACGGCTCCAGGCCGAGGTCGAGCATGCGGGCGATCGACGACGGCGCGTCGTTCGTGTGAAGCGTGCTGAAAACCAAGTGACCCGTCAGCGACGCCTGCACCGCGATCTCGGCCGTCTCCTTGTCGCGAATCTCACCCACAAGGATGACGTCCGGGTCCTGACGCAGCATGGCCCGGAGGATTCGGCCGAAGGTCAGCTCGATGTCGGGCTTGATCTGACACTGGACGATGCCGTCGATGTCGTACTCGACCGGGTCCTCGGCGGTGATGAGCTTTTCGGTCGGCTCGTTGAGCTCGCGGAGCGCGCTGTAGAGCGTGGTCGTCTTGCCGCTGCCGGTCGGGCCGGTGACGATGACGATGCCGTTGGGCTTGTTGATGAGCGTGCGGACGGTCGACAGGTCGTCGCCCGCCAGGCCGACCTTGTCGAGGTCGAGGCTGACGTTGGAACGGTCGAGCACACGCATGACGACGCTCTCGCCGAACATCGTCGGCAGCACGCTCACACGCAGGTCGACCGGCTGGTTGTTGACCGTCAGCTCAATGCGGCCGTCCTGCGGGACGCGGCGTTCGGCGATGTCAAGGTTCGCCATGACCTTCACGCGACTGCTGATCGCCGGGGCGATGTGGCTCGGCGGCGGCATCATCTCGTAGAGGACGCCGTCGATGCGATAGCGAATTTTGAACTCGTCCTCAAACGGCTCGAAGTGAATGTCCGACGCCTTGTCCTTGATCGCCTGGAGCAGGACGAGGTTGATGAGCTTCTTGACGGGGTTGCTGTCGGCGGCGCCTTTGAGGTCGTCCAAGTCGATCGACTGGTCGCCACCCTTCTTCAGACCCTTGAGCGACGAATCCTGATCGAAGTCGCCCATGAGCGACGCGAAGCTCTCGGCCTGCTGGGCGTAGTGCTTTTTGATGAGCGCCGCAATCTTGTCCTTGTCGCCGATCTTGGCCGAGACGTTGAAGCCGAAGAGCGTCTTGAGGTCGTCGAGCGCCTGGAAGTTGTCGTGGCTCGCCATCGCGACGACGAGCTTCTTCTTGGCCTTGTCGTAGGCGATCGGAAGGACCTGGTGCGTCTGGGCCGTCTGCGAAGGCACGGCCTCGATGGCCTCGTCGGAGATCTCCACGCCATCAAGGTCGACGAGCTCATAGCCCTGCTGTGCGGCGAGCGCGATGTTGAGGTCGCCGGGCGTGATGTGGCTCAGGTCGACCATGATCTGGCCGAGCGGTCCGCCCTTGCTCTTTTGGAACTTGAGCGCGTCGATCACCTGCTCGCGCGAGACGCGACCCATCTTGTTGAGCACGCGACCCAACGGCCGACCCTTGAGCTGGTCGACGGGCGGAATCGGCTTGGCTTCGGTCGGTGCTTCGGTGGCCATGGGACTCTCTTCTTAATCGTGGCACGACCTTCAGGTCGTGGAAAAAGCGTTCGATCGTCAGACACGATCTGAAAATCGTGCCACGCGGGATCTGGCTCCCTTACCCGCCCTTCATCCGTTGGCGACGCTGGGCCACCTCGGCGGCTTTGGCGTCGGCGGACTTGCTGCCGTCGTCTGAGCCGGCTTGATCTTCGGCCTCGGCGAGGAGCGCGTCGTCGGCGTCCTCCACCTCGACGCCGAGCTTGTTGATGCGGTCCATCATGTAGCCCGGGTTTTTGCTCTTATCGATCGCTTCTTCAGCGCCGATCTTGCCGTCCATGAAGTTGTTCCAGAGGTTGTCGTCCAAGAGCTGCATGCCGTAGCGGGCACCGGTCTGGATTTCCGAGTCGATTCGGAACGACTTGTTCTCACGGATCAGGTTCTGGATGGCGGGCGTGACGTACATGAACTCGTACGCCGCCAGCATGCCGCCATCGACGTCGATGCGCGGCATGAGCGCCTGACTCAGCACGGCGATCAGGTTGTTGGCGAGCTGGACGCGAACCTGCTCCTGCTGGTCCGTCGGGAACGCGTCGATGATGCGGTTGATCGTCGAGGCCGCACCCGACGTGTGCAGCGTTCCGAAGACAAGGTGGCCGGTTTCCGCGGCGGTGATGGCGGAGCCGATGGTTGCGAGGTCACGCATCTCGCCGACGAGCATGACGTCCGGGTCCTGACGCAGGGCTCGGCGGAGCGACTCGGAGAAGCTCGGCACGTCCACGCCGATCTCACGCTGCACGACGATCGACTTCTTGTGCGGGTGGTAGTACTCGATGGGGTCTTCCATCGTGATGATGTGCCGTTCGAACTCCGTATTGATGTAGTCGATCATCGTCGCCAGCGTCGTCGTCTTGCCCGAGCCCGTCGGCCCGGTGACGAGGAAGATGCCGCGAGGACGCCGACAGATCTGCCTGGCCATGTCCGGCAGGCCGATCTGTTCGAACGTGAGGATCTGGTTTGGAATCCGACGCAGCACGAGGCTGGTCATGCCCTTCTGTTTGAAGATGGCCACGCGAAAGCGAGCCTCGGTGCCGAAGGCGAAGCCGAAGTCACCCGAGCCGGTCTCTTCGAACTCCTGCTGAATGCGTTCGGGCGTGATGGCCTTCATCAGCGAGGCGGTGTCCTCGCCTTCAAGCACTTTGGTCTGCAACTCGCGGAGCCGACCACTCATGCGCAGCGTCGGCGGCTTGCCGACGGCCAGGTGCAAGTCGGCCGCCTTCCGTTTGACGACGGTCTCGAGCAGTTTGTCAATCTGAATGGTGGCCATCGGTTTGCGTCGTCAGCGAATGAGTGAAACCCCTCAACATCGGGAATCTGCGAGCCTGCGGCTCCGCAGGCATCACGCCTCTGCCATCTCCAGCTCGGAAGTCTCGGAGTCGTACGAATCGTCCTCTTCGTCTTCCGCCACCGCGGCAACGCCTTCGATCTGGGCGACCTTGACGATCTCGGCGGCGGTGGTGAGGCCCTTGACGACCTTGATCCGCCCGTCGGCGAGGAGGCTCTTCATGCCGCCGCGGATAGCAGCCTGACGCAGCTTGTTGGTCGGGCTCCGCTCGAAAGCGAGCGTCCGCAGCTCATTGTTCATCTGCATCAGCTCGAATATGGCCATCCGGCCGCGGAAACCGGTGTTGGCGCAGTGCTCGCAGCCGCGCGGCTTGTAGAGCTGAACGCCCTCGAGGTCTTCGGGCTTGAATCCTGCCAGACGCAGCCACTTCTTGTCCGGGTCGTTGTCGGGCTGCTTGCACTTGTCGCACAGCTTGCGAATCAGCCGCTGGGCCATGACCGCCTGGATGGACGAGGCAACGAGGAACGGCTTGACGCCCATGTCGATCAGACGCGTGATCGCGGCCGGGGCGTCGTTGGTGTGCAGCGTGCTGAAAACCAGGTGACCCGTCAGCGCCGCCTGAATCGCGACCTCGGCCACCTCCAGGTCGCGAATCTCACCGACCAGAATGACGTTCGGTGCCTGACGCAGCATCGCCCGCAGAATCTTGGCGAACGACAGGCCGATGCCGTCGCGGACCTGACACTGGTTGATGCCGGGGAAGTTGTATTCGACCGGGTCCTCGGCCGTGATGATCTTGCGGTCGGGCCGGTTGAGGACGTTGAGCGCACCGTAGAGCGTGGTCGTCTTACCCGAGCCGGTCGGGCCCGTGACGAGGAAGATGCCATTGGGCCGCTTGATGATTTTCTGGAAGGTCGCGTAGTCGTCTTCCTCGAAGCCCATGTTCTCCAGACCGATGCGGACGTTGTCAGGCCGGAGAATACGAAGCACGGTCGACTCGCCGTGGTAGGCGGGAAGCGACGAGACGCGGAAGTCGACCTGGCTGCCGTCGATCGTCATCTTGATGCGGCCGTCCTGGGGGAGGCGCTTCTCGGCGATGTCGATGCCGGCCATGATCTTGATGCGGCTGATCAGCGGGCCCTTCATCCGGAGCGGGATGTCGTCGCGGATCACACACTCGCCGTCGATGCGGTATCGGACGCGGACGCGGTCCTTGAACGGCTCGATGTGGATGTCGCTCGCCCTGCCACGCACGGCCTCGGCGATGAGTGCCTGCACCAGCTTGATGACCGGCGCCTGCGTCGGGTCGTTCTCGATGTCCTCGCCAACGCCGGCGAGGTCGACCGACTTGTCGACGGAGCGGTCGACCGACTTGTCGAGGCTGCGGTCGACGGATTGGTCCAGCGACTCGCGCAGACGGTCGACCGTGCGGTCCATCGTCTGGTCGATGGTGTTGGCGGCCGATTTGCTGAAGAGCTCATCGATGACGGCCTTGATGCGATCGCGTGGGGCGAGCACGGGCCGGATGTCCTTGCCCAGACGGAACTTCAGGACGTCCTGCAACTCCATGTCCAGCGGGTCGTGGACGGCCAGGCGCAGCTTGCCGTTCTCGCTGCCCAGCGGCAGGACCAGATGCTTCTGCATGAGGTCGTCCGGCACGGCGTTGACGGCCCCGGGCGGGATCGACTGCTTGTCGAGGTCGACGTACTCCATGCCCTGCTGGGCGGCCAACGCCTTGTAGACGTTGGCGTCCGTGCAGAGCTTGAGGTCGATGAGGCCCTCGCCGATGCGCAGCCGCTTCTTCTTGGCATGCGCGAGGCCTTTTTCGACTTCTTTGACGTTGATGACGCCGAAGTCGACGAGGATTTCACCGAGGCGCTTCTGAGACTTGGCCATGGGACGGTCTACGGGATGACGTCGGACCGAACGGCCGACAAGGCGGGACGCCGATTCTACCGCGACATCCGCCTCGTCGCCAGCTTGTGAAGTGGCCATAGCGTCTCGCGTGGGTCGACGGCAAGCGACGCTCCGAGCGATTTTCGCAGTGCCCACGCGGGCCAATGTTGCCTGGCGCGACGTGGAATCGCTGCTTCGAAGCCTCGGAGCAACCCTTGAAGAAGGTGCGGGCTCTCGCGTCCGTGTGTCGCTCAACGGCATCGATGCCGTCTTTCACCGCCCGCATCCGCAACCCGAGGCGTCGCGAGCTGTGATACGCTCCGTCAGGTCGTTCTTGATCAACGCCGGAGTGACGCCATGAGCAGAGCAGCCCGCAGCACCGACGTCTCTCAGATCGAGGTGGGACGACTTCACTACAAGGGGTACGAGGGAACAGCCGTCTTCGATGAGGAAGACGACTGCTTCGCGGGCACCGTGCAGGGCCTTTCGGATGTGATCCACTACGAGGGTCGCAGCGTCGACGAGCTGAAAGAGAGCTTTCGCGCGTCTGTCGACGACTACCTCGAATGGTGCAGGCAGCGTGGAAAGCAACCGCAGTTGCCTTCGGCCGCGACAGAAGCTGCCTAGCGACGCCGACGCAGCATGGTCAGGCCGGCGAGGCCGAGGGCGGCGGCGGAGGTGGGCTCGGGGACGACGGCGAAGCTGATGCGGAAGATCGGCGTGTCGCCAGCCAGGTTCGTGTCGAACGTGTAGGCCGGGGTTGGGAGGCCGTCGAAGACCGAAAGCTCGCTGAAGTCGAACGCCACCGTGCCGTTTTCGGGCGTGCGGAGGTCGTTGTTCCCGCCGACGAGGAATGCCGCGGCTGCGGGGTCGGCGACTTCGCTGTTGGCGTCCCAGATCTGCGAGGCGGTCTGCGTGATCTCGGTGATGAGCAGGTTGCCGTCGTCGTCGAAGAGCTGG
This DNA window, taken from Planctomycetota bacterium, encodes the following:
- a CDS encoding ATPase, T2SS/T4P/T4SS family — encoded protein: MATEAPTEAKPIPPVDQLKGRPLGRVLNKMGRVSREQVIDALKFQKSKGGPLGQIMVDLSHITPGDLNIALAAQQGYELVDLDGVEISDEAIEAVPSQTAQTHQVLPIAYDKAKKKLVVAMASHDNFQALDDLKTLFGFNVSAKIGDKDKIAALIKKHYAQQAESFASLMGDFDQDSSLKGLKKGGDQSIDLDDLKGAADSNPVKKLINLVLLQAIKDKASDIHFEPFEDEFKIRYRIDGVLYEMMPPPSHIAPAISSRVKVMANLDIAERRVPQDGRIELTVNNQPVDLRVSVLPTMFGESVVMRVLDRSNVSLDLDKVGLAGDDLSTVRTLINKPNGIVIVTGPTGSGKTTTLYSALRELNEPTEKLITAEDPVEYDIDGIVQCQIKPDIELTFGRILRAMLRQDPDVILVGEIRDKETAEIAVQASLTGHLVFSTLHTNDAPSSIARMLDLGLEPFLITATLEGVIAQRLVRKVCRDCKTAYTPPLEQLMELELTEKDAEGHTFYYGKGCDTCNNTGYKGRMGIFEIMVLDDDMRDMVVAHASTQQLRNAARSRGMRSLRESGLAAIFEGETSIEEVVRETIVEE
- a CDS encoding PilT/PilU family type 4a pilus ATPase, with translation MATIQIDKLLETVVKRKAADLHLAVGKPPTLRMSGRLRELQTKVLEGEDTASLMKAITPERIQQEFEETGSGDFGFAFGTEARFRVAIFKQKGMTSLVLRRIPNQILTFEQIGLPDMARQICRRPRGIFLVTGPTGSGKTTTLATMIDYINTEFERHIITMEDPIEYYHPHKKSIVVQREIGVDVPSFSESLRRALRQDPDVMLVGEMRDLATIGSAITAAETGHLVFGTLHTSGAASTINRIIDAFPTDQQEQVRVQLANNLIAVLSQALMPRIDVDGGMLAAYEFMYVTPAIQNLIRENKSFRIDSEIQTGARYGMQLLDDNLWNNFMDGKIGAEEAIDKSKNPGYMMDRINKLGVEVEDADDALLAEAEDQAGSDDGSKSADAKAAEVAQRRQRMKGG
- a CDS encoding ATPase, T2SS/T4P/T4SS family, whose product is MAKSQKRLGEILVDFGVINVKEVEKGLAHAKKKRLRIGEGLIDLKLCTDANVYKALAAQQGMEYVDLDKQSIPPGAVNAVPDDLMQKHLVLPLGSENGKLRLAVHDPLDMELQDVLKFRLGKDIRPVLAPRDRIKAVIDELFSKSAANTIDQTMDRTVDRLRESLDQSVDRSLDKSVDRSVDKSVDLAGVGEDIENDPTQAPVIKLVQALIAEAVRGRASDIHIEPFKDRVRVRYRIDGECVIRDDIPLRMKGPLISRIKIMAGIDIAEKRLPQDGRIKMTIDGSQVDFRVSSLPAYHGESTVLRILRPDNVRIGLENMGFEEDDYATFQKIIKRPNGIFLVTGPTGSGKTTTLYGALNVLNRPDRKIITAEDPVEYNFPGINQCQVRDGIGLSFAKILRAMLRQAPNVILVGEIRDLEVAEVAIQAALTGHLVFSTLHTNDAPAAITRLIDMGVKPFLVASSIQAVMAQRLIRKLCDKCKQPDNDPDKKWLRLAGFKPEDLEGVQLYKPRGCEHCANTGFRGRMAIFELMQMNNELRTLAFERSPTNKLRQAAIRGGMKSLLADGRIKVVKGLTTAAEIVKVAQIEGVAAVAEDEEDDSYDSETSELEMAEA
- a CDS encoding type II toxin-antitoxin system HicA family toxin, with translation MESLLRSLGATLEEGAGSRVRVSLNGIDAVFHRPHPQPEASRAVIRSVRSFLINAGVTP
- a CDS encoding type II toxin-antitoxin system HicB family antitoxin codes for the protein MSRAARSTDVSQIEVGRLHYKGYEGTAVFDEEDDCFAGTVQGLSDVIHYEGRSVDELKESFRASVDDYLEWCRQRGKQPQLPSAATEAA